From the Lolium rigidum isolate FL_2022 chromosome 2, APGP_CSIRO_Lrig_0.1, whole genome shotgun sequence genome, one window contains:
- the LOC124688244 gene encoding benzaldehyde dehydrogenase, mitochondrial-like, producing the protein MAAMRATSSFLSRRGLLARLSADPLVRADNAWHLLPGAFHRFSTAPAAAADEEPIKPPVEVKYTQLLINGNFVDAASGKTFPTADPRTGEVIARVAEGDAEDIDRAVAAARKAFDEGPWPRMTAYERCRVLLRFADLMERHSDEIAALESWDGGKPLEQTARGEVPMATRCIRYYAGWADKIHGLVVPADGPHHVQVLYEPIGVAGQIVPWNFPLLMFAWKVGPALACGNAVVLKTAEQTPLSALYVASLLHEAGLPEGVLNVVPGFGPTAGAALSSHMGVDKLAFTGSTGTGKIILELSARSNLKPVTLELGGKSPFIVMDDADVDQAVELAHRALFFNQGQCCCAGSRTFVHERVYDEFVEKAKARAERRVVGDPFKKGVEQGPQIDGQQFKKILGYVKSGIDGGATLVTGGDRVGSRGFYIQPTVFADVQDEMKIAQEEIFGPIQSILKFRDVGEVVRRANATHYGLAAGVFTSNLDTANTLARALRVGSVWVNCYDVFDAAIPFGGYKMSGIGREKGAYSLRNYLQTKAVVTPLKDPAWL; encoded by the exons ATGGCCGCAATGAGGGCTACTTCCTCCTTCCTCTCACGCCGCGGCCTCCTTGCGAGGCTCTCTGCCGACCCCCTTGTCAGAGCAG ACAATGCATGGCACTTGTTGCCCGGAGCATTTCACAGGTTCAGCACGGCACCGGCTGCCGCCGCCGACGAGGAACCCATCAAACCCCCAGTGGAGGTGAAGTACACCCAGCTCCTCATCAACGGCAACTTCGTCGATGCAGCATCTG GAAAGACGTTCCCGACGGCGGACCCCCGCACGGGCGAGGTCATCGCCCGAGTGGCCGAGGGCGACGCCGAGGACATCGACCGTGCAGTCGCCGCTGCCCGCAAGGCCTTCGACGAGGGACCGTGGCCTCGGATGACCGCCTAC GAGCGGTGCCGGGTGCTGCTGCGTTTCGCGGACCTGATGGAGCGGCACAGCGACGAGATCGCGGCGCTGGAGTCGTGGGACGGCGGGAAGCCGCTGGAGCAGACGGCGCGCGGGGAGGTGCCGATGGCGACGCGGTGCATTCGGTACTACGCCGGGTGGGCGGACAAGATCCACGGCCTCGTGGTGCCGGCGGACGGCCCGCACCATGTCCAGGTGCTGTACGAGCCCATCGGCGTGGCGGGGCAGATCGTGCCCTGGAACTTCCCGCTGCTTATGTTCGCTTGGAAGGTCGGcccggcgctcgcctgcggcaaCGCCGTCGTGCTCAAGACCGCCGAGCAGACGCCGCTCTCCGCGCTCTACGTCGCCAGCCTCCTCCATGAAGCCGGGCTCCCGGAGGGCGTCCTCAACGTCGTCCCCGGTTTTGGTCCCACGGCCGGGGCCGCGCTCTCCAGCCACATGGGCGTCGACAAG CTTGCGTTCACCGGATCGACCGGCACGGGCAAGATCATTCTTGAACTGTCGGCGAGGAGCAACCTGAAGCCGGTGACGCTGGAGCTCGGAGGCAAGTCTCCGTTCATCGTCATGGACGACGCTGATGTCGACCAGGCCGTTGAGCTCGCCCATCGGGCGCTCTTCTTCAACCAG GGGCAATGCTGCTGCGCTGGGTCTCGGACGTTTGTGCACGAGCGCGTCTACGACGAGTTCGTGGAGAAGGCCAAGGCTCGCGCTGAGAGGCGTGTGGTCGGAGACCCCTTCAAGAAGGGTGTTGAGCAGGGACCTCAG ATCGACGGCCAGCAgttcaagaagatcttgggctacgTCAAGTCCGGCATCGATGGTGGCGCCACCCTCGTGACCGGTGGCGACCGGGTAGGCAGCAGAGGCTTCTACATCCAGCCCACGGTTTTCGCCGACGTTCAG GATGAGATGAAGATCGCTCAAGAGGAGATATTCGGGCCCATCCAGTCCATCCTCAAGTTCAG GGATGTGGGGGAGGTGGTGAGGAGGGCGAACGCGACGCACTACGGGCTGGCGGCAGGGGTGTTCACGAGCAACCTCGACACAGCCAACACGCTGGCACGGGCGCTGAGGGTGGGATCGGTGTGGGTCAACTGCTACGACGTCTTCGATGCGGCCATCCCTTTCGGCGGCTACAAGATGAGCGGCATCGGGAGGGAGAAGGGCGCCTACAGCCTCCGCAACTACCTCCAGACCAAGGCCGTCGTCACGCCCCTCAAGGACCCCGCTTGGTTGTAG